Proteins encoded in a region of the Manis javanica isolate MJ-LG chromosome 15, MJ_LKY, whole genome shotgun sequence genome:
- the DDT gene encoding D-dopachrome decarboxylase isoform X4 — MPFVELDTNLPTGRVPAGLEKRLCAATAAILKKPEDRVTVTVRSGLAMVVNGSNEPCAQMLVSSIGVVGTAEENRGHSARFFEFLTKELDLGQDRIIIRFFPLEPWQIGKKGTVMTFL, encoded by the exons ATGCCTTTCGTTGAGCTGGACACGAACTTGCCCACCGGCCGTGTGCCTGCGGGATTGGAGAAGCGGCTCTGTGCGGCCACCGCAGCCATCCTGAAGAAACCCGAGGAC CGCGTGACGGTGACCGTGAGGTCCGGCCTGGCCATGGTGGTGAATGGCTCGAATGAGCCCTGCGCGCAGATGCTGGTCTCCTCCATCGGTGTGGTGGGCACGGCCGAGGAGAACCGTGGCCACAGTGCCCGCTTCTTCGAGTTCCTCACCAAGGAGTTGGACCTGGGCCAGGATCG GATAATTATCCGCTTTTTCCCCCTGGAGCCCTGGCAGATTGGCAAGAAGGGGACAGTCATGACTTTTTTATGA
- the DDT gene encoding D-dopachrome decarboxylase isoform X2 codes for MPFVELDTNLPTGRVPAGLEKRLCAATAAILKKPEDRVTVTVRSGLAMVVNGSNEPCAQMLVSSIGVVGTAEENRGHSARFFEFLTKELDLGQDRCVGSGRICSRDCCVNWTVIPTHLRAPPKDNYPLFPPGALADWQEGDSHDFFMNGMESNQGVCKLATPFREATWQGNGLVDTSSGPPCPLIPTDMRSTSQLLSSPSSCQINEESLIFQI; via the exons ATGCCTTTCGTTGAGCTGGACACGAACTTGCCCACCGGCCGTGTGCCTGCGGGATTGGAGAAGCGGCTCTGTGCGGCCACCGCAGCCATCCTGAAGAAACCCGAGGAC CGCGTGACGGTGACCGTGAGGTCCGGCCTGGCCATGGTGGTGAATGGCTCGAATGAGCCCTGCGCGCAGATGCTGGTCTCCTCCATCGGTGTGGTGGGCACGGCCGAGGAGAACCGTGGCCACAGTGCCCGCTTCTTCGAGTTCCTCACCAAGGAGTTGGACCTGGGCCAGGATCGGTGCGTGGGGTCAGGGAGAATATGCTCCCGGGACTGCTGCGTGAACTGGACAGTGATTCCCACCCACCTCAGAGCCCCCCCAAAG GATAATTATCCGCTTTTTCCCCCTGGAGCCCTGGCAGATTGGCAAGAAGGGGACAGTCATGACTTTTTTATGAATGGCATGGAGAGCAACCAGGGTGTCTGTAAGCTGGCCACCCCTTTCAGAGAGGCCACCTGGCAGGGTAATGGTCTGGTGGATACCAGCTCTGGTCCCCCCTGCCCCCTCATCCCCACAGACATGCGCAGTACCTCACAGTTGTTATCTTCCCCATCCTCATGCCAAATAAATGAAGAGAGCCTCATCTTTCAAATATGA
- the DDT gene encoding D-dopachrome decarboxylase isoform X3 yields MPFVELDTNLPTGRVPAGLEKRLCAATAAILKKPEDVSVGRGARREERVTVTVRSGLAMVVNGSNEPCAQMLVSSIGVVGTAEENRGHSARFFEFLTKELDLGQDRIIIRFFPLEPWQIGKKGTVMTFL; encoded by the exons ATGCCTTTCGTTGAGCTGGACACGAACTTGCCCACCGGCCGTGTGCCTGCGGGATTGGAGAAGCGGCTCTGTGCGGCCACCGCAGCCATCCTGAAGAAACCCGAGGACGTGAGCGTGGGCCGGGGAGCGCGGCGGGAGGAG CGCGTGACGGTGACCGTGAGGTCCGGCCTGGCCATGGTGGTGAATGGCTCGAATGAGCCCTGCGCGCAGATGCTGGTCTCCTCCATCGGTGTGGTGGGCACGGCCGAGGAGAACCGTGGCCACAGTGCCCGCTTCTTCGAGTTCCTCACCAAGGAGTTGGACCTGGGCCAGGATCG GATAATTATCCGCTTTTTCCCCCTGGAGCCCTGGCAGATTGGCAAGAAGGGGACAGTCATGACTTTTTTATGA
- the LOC108387168 gene encoding glutathione S-transferase theta-3-like isoform X2 — translation MSLELYLDLLSQPCRAVYIFAKKNGIPFELRTVELLKGQHHSDAFAQVNPLRKVPALKDGDFTLAESTWVLAAKSSKADPNWLHGASVWRPQWERTSFRRPMQLS, via the exons ATGAGCCTGGAGCTGTACCTGGACCTGCTGTCCCAGCCCTGCCGCGCCGTCTACATCTTCGCCAAGAAGAACGGCATCCCTTTCGAGCTGCGCACGGTGGAGCTGCTCAAAG GCCAGCACCACAGCGATGCCTTTGCCCAGGTGAACCCCCTGAGGAAGGTGCCAGCCTTGAAGGACGGGGACTTCACCTTGGCTGAGAG CACATGGG TGCTGGCTGCCAAGTCTTCAAAAGCAGACCCAAACTGGCTGCATGGTGCCAGCGTGTGGAGGCCGCAGTGGGAGAGGACCTCTTTCAGGAGGCCCATGCAGCTGTCATGA
- the DDT gene encoding D-dopachrome decarboxylase isoform X1, whose product MPFVELDTNLPTGRVPAGLEKRLCAATAAILKKPEDVSVGRGARREERVTVTVRSGLAMVVNGSNEPCAQMLVSSIGVVGTAEENRGHSARFFEFLTKELDLGQDRCVGSGRICSRDCCVNWTVIPTHLRAPPKDNYPLFPPGALADWQEGDSHDFFMNGMESNQGVCKLATPFREATWQGNGLVDTSSGPPCPLIPTDMRSTSQLLSSPSSCQINEESLIFQI is encoded by the exons ATGCCTTTCGTTGAGCTGGACACGAACTTGCCCACCGGCCGTGTGCCTGCGGGATTGGAGAAGCGGCTCTGTGCGGCCACCGCAGCCATCCTGAAGAAACCCGAGGACGTGAGCGTGGGCCGGGGAGCGCGGCGGGAGGAG CGCGTGACGGTGACCGTGAGGTCCGGCCTGGCCATGGTGGTGAATGGCTCGAATGAGCCCTGCGCGCAGATGCTGGTCTCCTCCATCGGTGTGGTGGGCACGGCCGAGGAGAACCGTGGCCACAGTGCCCGCTTCTTCGAGTTCCTCACCAAGGAGTTGGACCTGGGCCAGGATCGGTGCGTGGGGTCAGGGAGAATATGCTCCCGGGACTGCTGCGTGAACTGGACAGTGATTCCCACCCACCTCAGAGCCCCCCCAAAG GATAATTATCCGCTTTTTCCCCCTGGAGCCCTGGCAGATTGGCAAGAAGGGGACAGTCATGACTTTTTTATGAATGGCATGGAGAGCAACCAGGGTGTCTGTAAGCTGGCCACCCCTTTCAGAGAGGCCACCTGGCAGGGTAATGGTCTGGTGGATACCAGCTCTGGTCCCCCCTGCCCCCTCATCCCCACAGACATGCGCAGTACCTCACAGTTGTTATCTTCCCCATCCTCATGCCAAATAAATGAAGAGAGCCTCATCTTTCAAATATGA
- the LOC108387168 gene encoding glutathione S-transferase theta-3-like isoform X1 — translation MSLELYLDLLSQPCRAVYIFAKKNGIPFELRTVELLKGQHHSDAFAQVNPLRKVPALKDGDFTLAESVAILLYLSRKYEAPDHWYPQDLQARARVDEYLAWQHTTLRSCCTRAMWQKLMFPVFLGERVPPKTLASTLAELDRCLQLLEDKFLKDQDFLAGSHISVADLVAITELMHPVSAGCQVFKSRPKLAAWCQRVEAAVGEDLFQEAHAAVMKAKDLPPADSAVKEKLKPLVQVLLQ, via the exons ATGAGCCTGGAGCTGTACCTGGACCTGCTGTCCCAGCCCTGCCGCGCCGTCTACATCTTCGCCAAGAAGAACGGCATCCCTTTCGAGCTGCGCACGGTGGAGCTGCTCAAAG GCCAGCACCACAGCGATGCCTTTGCCCAGGTGAACCCCCTGAGGAAGGTGCCAGCCTTGAAGGACGGGGACTTCACCTTGGCTGAGAG TGTGGCCATCCTGCTCTACCTGAGTCGCAAGTATGAGGCCCCTGACCACTGGTACCCACAGGACCTCCAGGCCCGTGCCCGTGTGGATGAGTACCTGGCTTGGCAGCACACGACCCTGCGGAGTTGCTGTACCCGAGCCATGTGGCAGAAG CTGATGTTCCCTGTGTTCCTGGGTGAACGGGTGCCCCCCAAGACCCTGGCATCTACTTTGGCTGAGCTGGACAGGTGTCTGCAGCTGCTTGAGGACAAATTTCTGAAGGACCAGGACTTCCTTGCTGGGTCCCACATCTCAGTGGCTGACTTGGTGGCCATCACAGAGCTGATGCAT CCTGTCAGTGCTGGCTGCCAAGTCTTCAAAAGCAGACCCAAACTGGCTGCATGGTGCCAGCGTGTGGAGGCCGCAGTGGGAGAGGACCTCTTTCAGGAGGCCCATGCAGCTGTCATGAAGGCCAAGGACCTGCCTCCAGCAGACAGTGCTGTGAAGGAGAAGCTGAAGCCCTTGGTACAGGTTTTGTTGCAGTGA